One window of the Eucalyptus grandis isolate ANBG69807.140 chromosome 8, ASM1654582v1, whole genome shotgun sequence genome contains the following:
- the LOC104415386 gene encoding GRF1-interacting factor 1 isoform X1: protein MAAYYPNNVTTDHIQQYLDENKSLILKIVESQNSGKMSECAENQARLQRNLMYLAAIADSHPPPNIHPQFSSSGVMQPGAQYAHHQQITPQALATMRSSMLYPQQPFSALQQQQQLGASSGGGTGFNILHSEASHSGIGRSVFGVGGGGFPEFAHASTGMSSGSKNDVGSATSSEGRGASSLSGPGGDNGETLYLKAADHEGN, encoded by the exons ATGGCAGCTTATTACCCCAACAACGTCACCACTGATCACATTCAACAG TACCTAGATGAGAATAAGTCCCTGATTTTGAAGATCGTCGAGAGCCAGAATTCGGGTAAAATGAGTGAATGTGCAGA AAACCAGGCCAGGCTGCAGAGAAATCTCATGTACCTAGCAGCCATAGCTGATTCTCATCCACCTCCAAACATTCATCCACAG TTTTCTTCGAGTGGTGTTATGCAGCCAGGAGCGCAGTACGCTCACCACCAGCAAATCACGCCGCAGGCACTTGCGACGATGCGATCCTCCATGCTCTACCCTCAGCAGCCTTTCTCTGcactgcagcagcagcagcagctcggTGCGAGCTCTGGTGGAGGCACAGGATTCAACATCCTCCACAGCGAGGCGAGCCATTCAGGCATCGGCCGCTCAGTGTTCGGTGTCGGAGGTGGAGGATTCCCCGAGTTCGCCCACGCCTCGACAGGCATGTCGAGCGGGAGCAAGAACGACGTGGGCAGTGCGACTTCTTCTGAGGGCCGAGGAGCAAGCTCACTGAGCGGCCCGGGTGGCGATAATGGAGAAACCCTTTACTTGAAAGCCGCAGATCATGAAGGGAATTGA
- the LOC104417606 gene encoding sigma factor binding protein 1, chloroplastic yields MGKLNFHQIAKSQKPTIMARKKPLKIRYISSPVMVKASNASEFRAIVQELTGKDSDAGGFSEYSKDGSRSLGQSNLQSQKNGEQDYVSYSVPFNGLLDEGLSWKECSEGLLGYYSQCLFV; encoded by the coding sequence ATGGGCAAGCTCAATTTTCACCAGATTGCTAAAAGCCAAAAACCCACCATTATGGCTAGGAAGAAACCATTGAAGATCAGGTACATTTCGAGCCCCGTCATGGTGAAGGCCAGCAATGCTTCCGAGTTCCGTGCGATTGTCCAGGAACTGACTGGCAAAGACTCTGACGCCGGGGGGTTCTCTGAGTACAGCAAGGATGGGAGCCGGAGTTTAGGCCAAAGCAATCTGCAATCACAGAAGAATGGGGAGCAAGATTATGTTTCATACTCTGTGCCCTTCAATGGGCTCTTGGATGAAGGTCTCTCCTGGAAAGAGTGCTCAGAAGGCCTGTTGGGGTATTATTCTCAATGTCTGTTTGTATGA
- the LOC104415385 gene encoding myosin-9 translates to MEAPAGGVDDMTKLSYLHEPGVLQNLKTRYELNEIYTYTGSILIAINPFQRLPHIYDSHMMQQYKGAPLGELSPHVFAVADVAYRAMIHEGKSNSILVSGESGAGKTETTKMLMRYLAFLGGRAATEGRTVEQQVLESNPVLEAFGNAKTVRNNNSSRFGKFVEIQFDKHGRISGAAIRTYLLERSRVCQINDPERNYHCFYMLCAAPQEEIEKYKLANPKSFHYLNQSKCYELVGVNDAHDYLATRRAMDIVGISAKDQEAIFRVVAAILHLGNIVFCKGKEIDSSVPQDDQGIFHLKMTAELLMCDPTALEDALCKRVMITPEEVIKRCLDPQSATVSRDGLAKTIYSRLFDWLVDKINSSIGQDATSKSLIGVLDIYGFESFKANSFEQFCINFTNEKLQQHFNQHVFKMEQEEYTKEEIDWSYIEFVDNQDVLDLIEKKPGGIVALLDEACMFPKSTHETFANKLYQTFKTNKRFIKPKLSRTDFTIAHYAGEVLYQSDQFLDKNKDYVVPEHQDLLGASKCSFVAGLFPPLPEETSKSSKFSSIGSRFKLQLQQLMETLNSTEPHYIRCVKPNNLLKPAIFENVNIMQQLRCGGVLEAIRISCAGYPTRRPFFDFINRFGILAPEFVEGNFDEKEACKKILEKKGLKGFQIGKTKVFLRAGQMAELDARRAEVLSNAAKTIQRRIRTHHARKRFIAVRKATIVVQSLWRGRLAYKLYDQMRREANAVKIQKHIRRYQARMTYSKLRASVLVLQVGLRSMAARKEFRFRKRTKAAIIIQTRWRCHRAASYYRRLQRGCTVAQCRWRGRIAKKELRKLKMAARETGALKEAKDKLEKHVEELTWRLQLEKRLRTDLEEAKAQEIAKLQNTVQALQTKVDESNAELVKEREAAKKTIEEAPPVIKETQVFVEDTKKVESLTSEVENLKAMLDSERERAGESDKKYTEALENSEERRKKLEEAEKKVHQLQESLTRLEEKINNLESENQVFRQQAVSMAPNKFLSGRSRSIIQRGADSGHLSTDSRPNLDLYSHSINHRESSEIEDKPQKSLNEKQQENQELLIRCIAQHLGFSGNRPIAACIIYKCLLHWRSFEVERTSVFDRIIQTIGNAIETQDNNDVLAYWLSNASTLLLLLQRTLKASGAAGMAPQRRRSSSATLFGRMTQSFRGTPQGINLSMINGSIGGGMDSLRQVEAKYPALLFKQQLTAYVEKIYGMIRDNLKKEISPLLGLCIQAPRTSRASLVKGARSVANTAAQQALIAHWQGIVKSLGNFLDTLKSNHVPPFLVRKVFIQIFSFINVQLFNSLLLRRECCSFSNGEYVKAGLAELEHWCYKATDEYAGSAWDELKHIRQAIGFLVIHQKPKKTLDEISHDLCPVLSIQQLYRISTMYWDDKYGTHSVSPDVISNMRVLMTEDSNNAVSSSFLLDDDSSIPFSVDDISKSMEQMDIADIEPPPLIHENSGFSFLLPRSD, encoded by the exons ATGGAAGCTCCGGCAGGTGGAGTTGATGACATGACCAAGTTATCGTACTTGCACGAGCCTGGAGTTCTGCAGAATCTGAAGACGAGATACGAATTGAATGAAATCTAT ACATACACTGGAAGCATTCTTATTGCCATTAATCCATTCCAAAGACTTCCTCATATCTACGATTCTCACATGATGCAACAATATAAGGGAGCGCCTCTTGGGGAACTGAGCCCCCATGTTTTTGCAGTGGCTGATGTTGCATACAG GGCAATGATACATGAGGGAAAGAGTAATTCTATTCTAGTCAGTGGAGAAAGTGGAGCAGGAAAAACTGAGACCACGAAAATGCTTATGAGATACCTTGCCTTTTTGGGAGGCCGAGCTGCAACCGAAGGACGGACAGTTGAACAACAAGTTCTAGAA TCAAATCCGGTTCTTGAAGCATTTGGGAATGCCAAAACTGTTCGAAATAACAATTCCAG TCGTTTCGGGAAGTTTGTGGAGATACAGTTTGATAAGCACGGAAGAATATCGGGCGCAGCCATTAGGACATACCTTTTAGAGAGGTCTCGTGTTTGCCAAATTAATGATCCGGAGCGCAATTACCATTGCTTTTACATGCTTTGTGCAGCTCCTCAGGAG GAAATTGAGAAGTACAAGCTAGCAAATCCCAAATCATTTCATTATCTCAACCAGTCCAAATGCTATGAGCTGGTTGGTGTAAACGATGCACATGACTATCTTGCCACTAGACGAGCCATGGACATCGTGGGAATAAGTGCAAAAGATCAG GAAGCAATTTTTAGAGTTGTTGCTGCGATTCTCCATCTTGGAAATATTGTATTTTGCAAGGGAAAGGAAATTGATTCATCCGTCCCCCAAGATGATCAAGGAATATTTCATCTCAAAATGACAGCAGAGCTTCTCAT gTGTGACCCCACAGCGCTGGAAGATGCTTTATGCAAGCGTGTTATGATCACTCCTGAAGAGGTCATAAAGCGTTGTCTTGATCCTCAAAGTGCAACTGTTAGCAGGGATGGATTAGCAAAGACAATATATTCCCGGTTGTTTGATTG GTTAGTTGACAAAATAAACTCCTCGATTGGACAAGATGCCACTTCAAAATCACTGATTGGAGTCCTTGATATTTATGGCTTTGAAAGTTTCAAAGCTAATAG TTTTGAGCAGTTCTGTATTAACTTTACAAATGAGAAACTGCAACAACACTTTAACCAG CACGTCTTCAAGATGGAACAAGAAGAATACACAAAAGAAGAGATCGATTGGAGCTACATAGAATTCGTCGATAATCAAGATGTCTTGGATCTTATTGAAAAG AAACCCGGTGGAATCGTCGCCCTGCTTGATGAAGCATG TATGTTTCCCAAGTCAACGCATGAAACATTCGCAAACAAACTTTATCAGACATTCAAAACTAACAAGCGCTTCATCAAACCAAAACTGTCACGGACTGATTTTACCATCGCACATTATGCTGGAGAG gtcTTGTACCAATCTGACCAATTCCTAGACAAGAACAAGGACTATGTCGTGCCGGAGCATCAAGATTTGTTGGGTGCGTCGAAGTGTAGTTTTGTCGCTGgcctttttcctcctctcccAGAGGAGACCAGCAAATCTTCCAAGTTTTCCTCCATCGGATCTCGATTCAAG CTGCAACTACAACAACTAATGGAAACATTGAACTCCACGGAACCCCACTATATCAGATGTGTTAAGCCAAACAACCTTCTCAAACCAGCCATATTTGAGAATGTCAATATCATGCAACAATTGCGTTGTGGT GGTGTCTTAGAGGCGATAAGAATCAGCTGTGCTGGATACCCAACTCGCCGCCCCTTCTTTGACTTCATTAACCGCTTTGGAATTCTTGCTCCGGAGTTTGTCGAAGGAAA CTTCGACGAAAAGGAAGCTTGCAAGAAGATTCTCGAAAAGAAGGGGCTCAAAGGGTTTCAG ATAGGTAAAACAAAAGTCTTCTTGAGGGCCGGTCAGATGGCTGAATTAGATGCACGGAGAGCAGAGGTACTGAGCAACGCTGCGAAAACAATCCAACGACGTATAAGGACCCACCATGCTCGCAAGCGATTCATTGCTGTTAGAAAGGCAACGATCGTTGTTCAATCTTTGTGGAGAG GACGGTTGGCTTACAAGCTTTACGATCAGATGAGGCGGGAGGCAAATGCTGTGAAAATTCAGAAACACATACGTAGGTACCAAGCAAGAATGACTTACAGCAAACTCCGTGCTTCAGTGCTCGTCTTGCAAGTGGGTTTAAGGTCGATGGCTGCACGAAAAGAATTCAGATTCAGGAAGCGAACAAAAGCAGCGATCATTATTCAG ACGAGATGGCGGTGTCATAGGGCTGCCTCCTACTACAGGAGGCTTCAAAGGGGATGTACAGTTGCACAATGTAGATGGAGAGGAAGGATTGCCAAAAAAGAACTTAGGAAACTGAAAATG GCTGCAAGGGAAACAGGCGCACTCAAAGAAGCAAAGGATAAGCTTGAAAAACATGTGGAAGAACTTACGTGGCGCCTACAACTGGAAAAACGTTTAAGG ACTGACTTAGAAGAAGCCAAAGCACAGGAAATAGCAAAGTTGCAAAATACAGTGCAAGCCTTGCAGACCAAGGTCGACGAATCAAATGCAGAGCTTGTCAAGGAACGAGAAGCTGCCAAAAAAACCATCGAAGAAGCACCTCCTGTTATTaaagaaacccaagtttttgTGGAGGACACAAAGAAAGTCGAATCTCTAACATCAGAAGTGGAGAACCTGAAG GCCATGCTGGATTCAGAGCGAGAAAGAGCAGGTGAATCAGATAAAAAGTACACAGAAGCCCTGGAGAACAGTGAAGAACGACGTAAAAAGCTAGAAGAAGCAGAGAAGAAGGTTCATCAACTCCAGGAATCTCTGACCAG GCTAGAAGAGAAGATCAATAATCTAGAATCAGAGAATCAAGTATTTCGTCAGCAGGCTGTGTCAATGGCACCCAATAAGTTCCTTTCAGGTCGATCCAGATCAATCATTCAG AGAGGTGCTGACAGTGGTCATCTGTCAACAGACTCGAGGCCAAATCTG GATCTATATAGTCATTCGATCAACCACAGAGAGTCTTCCGAAATAGAGGATAAACCTCAAAAGTCATTGAACGAAAAGCAGCAGGAGAATCAAGAGCTGCTCATCAGATGTATCGCACAGCACCTCGGCTTTTCTGGGAACCGACCAATTGCTGCCTGCATCATATATAAATGTTTGTTACACTGGCGATCCTTTGAAGTTGAGCGTACAAGCGTTTTTGATCGGATCATTCAGACAATAGGCAATGCTATTGAG ACTCAGGATAACAATGATGTTTTGGCTTATTGGTTGTCTAATGCCTCGACACTTTTGCTTTTGCTCCAACGCACACTAAAAGCAAGTGGTGCAGCTGGAATGGCCCCACAGCGTCGAAGATCATCGTCTGCCACCCTGTTTGGAAGAATGACACAA AGTTTCCGTGGAACACCACAGGGCATTAACCTATCCATGATCAACGGCAGTATTGGCGGAGGAATGGATTCTTTACGGCAAGTTGAAGCAAAATATCCAGCTTTGCTTTTCAAACAGCAATTGACGGCATACGTGGAAAAGATATATGGAATGATTCGAGATaacctgaaaaaggaaatatctCCACTACTCGGCTTATGCATCCAG GCACCAAGAACATCAAGAGCGAGCTTAGTCAAGGGGGCTCGCTCGGTGGCAAATACAGCAGCCCAGCAAGCTCTAATTGCACACTGGCAGGGAATTGTGAAGAGCCTCGGGAACTTCTTAGATACCCTGAAATCAAATCAT GTGCCACCCTTTTTGGTTCGTAAAGTATTCATTCAAATCTTTTCATTCATCAACGTCCAGCTATTCAACAG TCTTCTGTTGCGGCGAGAATGCTGCTCGTTTAGCAATGGGGAATATGTCAAAGCAGGCTTAGCTGAGCTGGAACACTGGTGTTACAAGGCAACGGACGAG TATGCAGGTTCGGCTTGGGATGAGCTAAAGCATATTCGACAGGCAATCGGGTTTCTG GTCATACATCAAAAGCCGAAGAAAACGCTGGATGAAATAAGCCATGATTTGTGTCCA GTTTTAAGCATTCAGCAGCTGTACCGGATCAGTACGATGTACTGGGACGACAAGTATGGCACACACAGTGTATCTCCGGAT GTCATTTCAAATATGAGGGTGTTGATGACCGAAGATTCAAACAATGCCGTCAGTAGTTCATTCCTACTCGACGACGATTCCAG CATTCCATTCTCGGTGGACGACATATCAAAGTCAATGGAACAAATGGACATAGCAGACATCG
- the LOC104415386 gene encoding GRF1-interacting factor 1 isoform X2 encodes MSECAENQARLQRNLMYLAAIADSHPPPNIHPQFSSSGVMQPGAQYAHHQQITPQALATMRSSMLYPQQPFSALQQQQQLGASSGGGTGFNILHSEASHSGIGRSVFGVGGGGFPEFAHASTGMSSGSKNDVGSATSSEGRGASSLSGPGGDNGETLYLKAADHEGN; translated from the exons ATGAGTGAATGTGCAGA AAACCAGGCCAGGCTGCAGAGAAATCTCATGTACCTAGCAGCCATAGCTGATTCTCATCCACCTCCAAACATTCATCCACAG TTTTCTTCGAGTGGTGTTATGCAGCCAGGAGCGCAGTACGCTCACCACCAGCAAATCACGCCGCAGGCACTTGCGACGATGCGATCCTCCATGCTCTACCCTCAGCAGCCTTTCTCTGcactgcagcagcagcagcagctcggTGCGAGCTCTGGTGGAGGCACAGGATTCAACATCCTCCACAGCGAGGCGAGCCATTCAGGCATCGGCCGCTCAGTGTTCGGTGTCGGAGGTGGAGGATTCCCCGAGTTCGCCCACGCCTCGACAGGCATGTCGAGCGGGAGCAAGAACGACGTGGGCAGTGCGACTTCTTCTGAGGGCCGAGGAGCAAGCTCACTGAGCGGCCCGGGTGGCGATAATGGAGAAACCCTTTACTTGAAAGCCGCAGATCATGAAGGGAATTGA